One window of Oncorhynchus masou masou isolate Uvic2021 chromosome 33, UVic_Omas_1.1, whole genome shotgun sequence genomic DNA carries:
- the fam43b gene encoding protein FAM43B has translation MLPWRRSKFVLVEDEAKTKPKSLGVGLTYQSIISSLVRSCPDLLPDSTPFDWLGSVFQSKRQTVELNKEEHTYNVRYLGSIVTITAKGGGCTQDPVAKIWQRSNYGEQSVKMMLTVGLQGIRMGTDKTGKKKPTHLYSLNRITCCTADPCRPKILAWIYRHQVKNKAVVLRCHAVLVSKSEKARAIAHSLYQTSTSAFSEFKRLKRQSDFRHCQQQLLGEDMVPLMPLRKLLNGQCHYRPPADSPGGPSTTRLCSITEEEEEEEEVEHEKVEEEGYEGDEEALKDTDLTQSYGSCEMSQGDIVNGLDECYININISISDSNNNTLTFVSSLV, from the coding sequence ATGCTGCCCTGGAGAAGAAGTAAGTTTGTTCTTGTGGAGGATGAGGCCAAGACAAAGCCTAAGAGCCTTGGAGTGGGGCTGACCTACCAGTCCATCATCTCCTCCCTGGTGCGCTCCTGTCCCGACCTGCTCCCTGACTCCACTCCCTTTGACTGGCTGGGCTCCGTTTTCCAGAGCAAGAGGCAGACGGTAGAGCTCAATAAAGAGGAGCACACCTACAACGTTCGTTACCTGGGAAGCATCGTCACCATCACAGCTAAAGGAGGAGGCTGCACACAGGACCCTGTGGCTAAGATCTGGCAAAGGAGTAACTACGGAGAGCAGAGCGTCAAGATGATGTTAACAGTGGGTctgcagggcatccggatgggCACAGACAAGACAGGCAAGAAGAAGCCCACCCACCTATACTCTCTGAACCGGATCACCTGCTGCACAGCTGACCCCTGCCGGCCCAAGATCCTAGCCTGGATCTACAGACATCAGGTCAAGAACAAGGCAGTGGTTCTCCGGTGCCATGCTGTTCTGGTCAGCAAGTCAGAGAAGGCCAGGGCCATCGCACATAGTCTCTACCAGACGTCCACCTCAGCCTTCAGTGAGTTCAAGCGGCTGAAGAGGCAGAGTGATTTCAGGCACTGCCAACAGCAGCTGCTGGGGGAGGACATGGTGCCGCTGATGCCTCTGAGGAAGCTGCTCAACGGGCAATGCCACTACCGGCCACCTGCCGACAGCCCTGGAGGCCCCAGCACCACCCGTCTCTGTTCCATcacagaggaggaagaagaggaggaagaggtggagcaTGAGAAGGTGGAGGAAGAAGGGTATGAGGGAGATGAAGAAGCTCTAAAGGACACTGACCTAACTCAGTCATATGGGTCATGTGAGATGAGCCAAGGGGACATAGTTAATGGACTGGACGAGTGCTATATCAACATCAACATAAGCATCAGcgacagcaacaacaacacattGACATTTGTCAGTTCTCTAGTGTGA
- the LOC135528365 gene encoding mitochondrial ubiquitin ligase activator of NFKB 1-like, with product MDTSGKPSTAQFLLLATSSALTAVFYSVYWRRTTTVARLKGAKKVSIDQDMKNILTEAPGKCVPYAVIEGVVRSVKETLNSQFVDNCKGVIERLTLKEKKMVWNRTTHLWNESEKVIHQRTSTVPFDLVSHDETVAATIRVIRPLDSSELDLETTYENFHPTAQSLTNVIGHFISGERPKGIHEMEEMLRLGESVTGVGELVLDNNLVKLQPPKQGLRYFLSRLDYDSLVEKQQSTVRFWRILTMMFGVVASTTLFFILWKQWAYHRQRRKKKNVLEEFKEQQRKRMRELNVEEASVSPSACTVCLSQERSCVFLECGHVCACDRCYQALPKPKKCPICRATIERVVPLYNS from the exons ATGGATACTAGTGGGAAACCCTCCACAGCCCAATTTTTGCTATTGGCCACCAGCTCAGCACTTACTGCAGTCTTCTACTCTGTGTACTGGAGGAGGACAACAACAGTAGCAAGATTAAAG GGAGCCAAGAAAGTGTCTATTGATCAGGATATGAAGAACATCCTGACAGAAGCACCAGGAAAATGTGTCCCGTACGCTGTTATTGAAGGTGTTGTGAGATCTGTGAAAGAAACCTTGAACAGCCAGTTTGTGGACAACTGCAAAGGGGTCATCGAGAGGTTAACTCTAAAGGAGAAGAAGATGGTGTGGAATCGCACCACTCATCTCTG GAACGAGAGTGAAAAGGTCATCCACCAGCGTACCAGCACGGTGCCCTTTGACCTGGTGTCCCACGACGAGACTGTGGCAGCCACCATTCGGGTCATCCGTCCCCTGGACTCCTCGGAGCTGGACCTGGAGACCACCTATGAGAACTTTCACCCCACTGCCCAGTCCCTGACCAACGTCATCGGCCACTTCATCAGCGGGGAGCGCCCTAAag GTATCCACGAGATGGAGGAGATGTTACGTCTGGGGGAGAGTGTGACCGGGGTCGGGGAGCTGGTGCTGGACAACAACCTGGTGAAGCTCCAGCCTCCCAAGCAGGGCCTGAGGTACTTCCTCAGCCGACTGGACTATGACTCCCTGGTGGAGAAGCAGCAGAGCACAGTCAGGTTCTGGAGGATCCTGACTATGATGTTTGGTGTAGTTGCTTCCACAACGCTCTTCTTCATCCTGTGGAAGCAGTGGGCTTACCATagacagaggaggaagaagaagaatgtTCTGGAGGAATTCAAGGAGCagcagaggaagaggatgagggagCTGAATGTGGAGGaggccagtgtttcccctagtgCCTGTACAGTGTGTTTGAGCCAGGAGCGTTCCTGTGTGTTCCTGGAGTGTGGGCATGTCTGTGCTTGTGACCGGTGCTACCAGGCACTGCCAAAGCCAAAGAAGTGCCCTATCTGCAGGGCGACGATAGAGAGGGTAGTGCCTCTTTATAACAGCTAA